The following proteins come from a genomic window of Nautilia profundicola AmH:
- a CDS encoding NFACT RNA binding domain-containing protein, whose protein sequence is MKAFVLKKIARNLKNHKYIKRALRVDENLILMQFDKDRYYFDLTKGSGDIYINIDYPLSRKFQAPFDIVLEKKFTKAELVDVEAKERILTITAKNQNRYKEETVKIRFEFTGRYTNAIILDENDTIIESLRHISESQSSRVVKPGVKLEELPPFEIKEKEFEIEDLERYTKELFNKKYQNRLRQKKEAIINRINKKIKEIQKKLSKLDDEEKLLQKAELYKKYADIAMANLYQIKPYSKELKTYDFEGNEITIPLPELKNVNEVGNYFYNLAKKAKRKAENLHIEKGHLNSQLEFLENYKRLIEKTEDLGSLNYYKPPKKEKSVDENVAEFFIDDYKILVGKNEKGNIKLLKSANANDMWLHIKNYPGSHVIIKNNKLSIPQSVIEEAARLAVAFSKKNEGEVDYTKRKFVKVKEGANVEYGKYSTIKVKL, encoded by the coding sequence TTGAAAGCGTTTGTTTTAAAAAAGATTGCCCGAAATTTAAAAAATCATAAATATATAAAAAGGGCGCTAAGGGTTGATGAAAACCTGATATTAATGCAGTTTGACAAAGACAGGTACTATTTCGACCTGACAAAAGGCAGTGGAGATATCTATATCAATATCGACTATCCTCTTTCACGCAAGTTTCAGGCGCCTTTTGATATCGTACTCGAAAAGAAGTTTACAAAAGCAGAGCTTGTAGACGTTGAGGCGAAAGAGAGAATTCTAACGATTACCGCCAAAAACCAAAACCGTTATAAAGAAGAGACGGTAAAAATAAGGTTTGAATTTACGGGCAGGTATACAAACGCCATTATCCTTGATGAAAACGACACCATAATAGAGTCTTTAAGACATATAAGCGAAAGCCAATCTTCAAGGGTCGTAAAACCCGGGGTGAAGCTCGAGGAATTGCCGCCTTTTGAGATAAAAGAAAAAGAGTTTGAAATTGAAGATCTTGAACGTTATACAAAAGAACTTTTCAATAAAAAATACCAAAACCGCCTAAGACAGAAAAAAGAAGCGATAATAAACAGAATCAACAAAAAAATAAAAGAAATTCAAAAAAAACTCTCAAAACTCGACGATGAAGAAAAACTTTTACAAAAAGCCGAACTTTATAAAAAATACGCCGATATCGCAATGGCGAATCTTTATCAGATAAAGCCTTACAGCAAAGAGCTTAAAACATATGATTTCGAAGGCAATGAAATTACAATTCCCCTGCCTGAACTTAAAAACGTAAACGAAGTGGGAAATTACTTTTACAATCTTGCAAAAAAAGCCAAAAGAAAAGCCGAAAACCTGCATATCGAAAAGGGACACTTAAACTCTCAGCTCGAGTTTTTGGAAAATTACAAAAGACTGATCGAAAAAACGGAGGATTTGGGAAGCCTGAATTACTACAAGCCGCCTAAAAAAGAAAAAAGCGTTGATGAAAACGTGGCCGAGTTTTTTATAGACGATTACAAAATACTTGTGGGCAAAAACGAAAAAGGAAACATCAAACTTTTAAAAAGTGCAAATGCAAACGACATGTGGCTGCATATTAAAAACTATCCGGGCTCTCACGTAATAATCAAAAACAACAAACTTTCAATCCCGCAAAGCGTAATAGAAGAGGCTGCCAGACTTGCAGTAGCGTTTTCTAAAAAAAATGAAGGAGAGGTCGATTATACTAAAAGAAAGTTTGTGAAGGTAAAAGAGGGCGCTAATGTAGAGTATGGAAAATACAGTACAATAAAGGTGAAACTATGA
- a CDS encoding phosphatidate cytidylyltransferase: protein MKERIITSVVLIAVLLLVGIIDNRFLTGLLIGAIAVVGYMEAEKLFKTEDKEIFYIAIASVVLSLIINPFTALIFGVIVSASYIAYYQKDLNIISPVIYPLVPVMILYALYVKQGMGIIAWLIVIVALTDSLAYFVGKNFARKFIAQGFCKTSPNKSWEGVIGGVAGATIIGAFVGLYFMNFWNSFLIALLVSVSSVFGDLFESYLKRRAGVKDSGNILPGHGGVLDRIDGYLFAAPVMFVLMGV from the coding sequence ATGAAAGAACGTATTATAACTTCGGTTGTATTAATAGCCGTATTATTGCTTGTAGGTATAATTGATAATAGATTTTTAACGGGGCTTTTAATAGGAGCTATTGCTGTTGTAGGATATATGGAAGCCGAAAAACTTTTTAAAACGGAAGATAAAGAGATATTTTATATTGCAATTGCAAGTGTTGTACTCTCATTAATTATAAATCCTTTTACCGCTTTAATATTCGGTGTGATTGTAAGTGCTTCATATATCGCATATTATCAAAAAGATTTAAATATTATTTCGCCGGTTATTTATCCTTTGGTTCCGGTAATGATTTTATATGCGTTATATGTTAAGCAAGGGATGGGTATTATAGCTTGGCTTATCGTAATAGTGGCTCTTACCGATTCTTTGGCGTATTTTGTCGGAAAAAATTTTGCAAGAAAATTTATTGCGCAGGGATTTTGTAAAACGTCTCCGAATAAATCATGGGAAGGTGTTATAGGAGGAGTTGCGGGTGCTACGATTATAGGAGCATTTGTTGGGCTATATTTTATGAATTTTTGGAATTCTTTTTTAATCGCTTTACTTGTAAGTGTTTCAAGTGTGTTCGGTGATCTTTTTGAAAGTTATTTAAAAAGAAGAGCGGGTGTTAAAGACAGCGGAAACATACTTCCGGGACACGGAGGAGTTCTTGATAGGATAGACGGATATCTGTTTGCTGCGCCTGTGATGTTTGTACTTATGGGGGTATAA
- the dxr gene encoding 1-deoxy-D-xylulose-5-phosphate reductoisomerase, whose translation MVVLGSTGSIGVNTLEIARRYDIEIEGLVAGNNYEVLNAQIKEFKPKYVVVKDLKTAEKIDFPNVKYGEEAVLDMIEKSKSDLIVNALVGDAGLRPTLKAQECGKKIALANKESLVNAGKFIDTSKITPIDSEHFGLWYLLIEKCRVKSEKCNVKKLYITASGGALRDWSLEDIKKATLKDVLKHPNWSMGVKITIDSATMVNKLFELLEAKWLFDTDKIDAFIETKSIIHALVEWQDGSTTAHISKTDMKLPIAFAVLDEVNDEILSPVNLLEVGGLEFRKIEVEKYPVWEIKDLLLIKPDLGVVVNTANEFAIEKFLEERISFIDISGIILKAVQKFENVNINGIDDVFEIKNEVRKWCESNFV comes from the coding sequence TTGGTCGTTTTAGGTTCAACGGGAAGTATCGGTGTTAATACGTTAGAAATTGCAAGAAGATACGATATTGAAATTGAAGGACTGGTTGCAGGGAATAATTATGAAGTTTTAAACGCCCAGATTAAAGAGTTTAAGCCCAAATATGTCGTTGTAAAAGATCTGAAAACTGCCGAAAAAATTGATTTTCCAAATGTTAAATACGGCGAGGAAGCCGTGCTTGATATGATAGAAAAATCTAAAAGTGATCTTATAGTAAACGCTCTTGTAGGAGACGCCGGGCTTAGACCCACCCTCAAAGCGCAGGAGTGCGGTAAAAAAATTGCACTTGCGAACAAAGAGTCTCTCGTTAATGCTGGGAAATTCATAGACACTTCCAAAATAACCCCGATTGACAGCGAACATTTCGGGCTTTGGTATCTATTAATTGAAAAGTGTAGAGTGAAAAGTGAAAAATGCAATGTGAAAAAACTTTACATAACGGCAAGCGGAGGGGCGCTTAGGGACTGGAGTTTGGAAGATATAAAAAAAGCCACTTTAAAAGATGTACTTAAGCATCCGAACTGGTCAATGGGTGTTAAAATTACAATCGATTCTGCCACGATGGTTAACAAACTATTTGAGCTTCTTGAAGCCAAATGGCTTTTTGATACCGATAAAATAGACGCTTTTATCGAAACCAAATCAATTATACACGCACTTGTGGAGTGGCAAGACGGCTCTACAACGGCTCATATTTCAAAAACCGATATGAAACTTCCTATAGCTTTTGCCGTATTGGATGAGGTGAATGATGAAATACTCAGTCCCGTAAATCTTTTGGAAGTAGGAGGGCTTGAGTTTAGAAAAATAGAAGTTGAAAAATATCCGGTATGGGAAATAAAAGATCTGCTTTTAATCAAGCCTGATTTAGGGGTTGTGGTAAATACAGCCAATGAGTTTGCCATTGAAAAATTTTTGGAAGAAAGAATTTCTTTTATAGATATAAGCGGAATAATTTTAAAAGCTGTTCAAAAATTTGAAAATGTAAATATTAACGGTATTGATGATGTATTTGAAATTAAAAACGAAGTAAGGAAATGGTGTGAGAGTAATTTTGTTTGA
- a CDS encoding HAD family hydrolase, giving the protein MRVILFDLDGTLIDSTEAILEGFEVSFRSFNKTPPPPEEVKKLIGLPLDVMFSKLGVEKEKVWDYVDTYKQHYRKISKQKTVLLPNAKEAVIEASKFARLGIVTTKTGEYSKELLEHFGIMKYFEVLIGREHVNNPKPHPEPILKAVHLMNAIKNATWMIGDTCLDMVSAKEAGVNYIGVKWEYEDLHNMKKCAEIIKENVLEAVEYIIKNY; this is encoded by the coding sequence GTGAGAGTAATTTTGTTTGATCTTGACGGAACACTTATAGATTCCACGGAAGCGATACTTGAAGGGTTTGAAGTTTCATTTAGGTCTTTTAATAAAACTCCGCCACCGCCAGAAGAAGTCAAAAAACTCATAGGTCTGCCGCTTGATGTGATGTTTTCAAAACTCGGAGTAGAAAAAGAAAAAGTATGGGATTATGTAGATACATACAAACAGCATTATCGCAAAATCTCAAAACAGAAAACTGTTCTACTCCCTAATGCAAAAGAGGCCGTAATAGAAGCCTCTAAATTCGCAAGACTCGGAATAGTCACTACAAAAACCGGTGAATATTCAAAAGAGCTTTTGGAACATTTCGGAATAATGAAGTATTTCGAAGTGTTGATTGGCAGGGAACACGTGAATAATCCGAAACCTCATCCCGAACCAATACTTAAAGCCGTACATTTAATGAATGCTATTAAAAATGCAACATGGATGATAGGCGATACATGTCTTGATATGGTAAGCGCCAAAGAAGCTGGCGTTAATTATATAGGCGTAAAATGGGAATATGAGGATCTGCATAATATGAAAAAATGTGCGGAAATTATAAAAGAAAATGTTTTGGAAGCGGTTGAATATATAATAAAAAATTATTAA
- a CDS encoding TrkH family potassium uptake protein, with protein MDRSTVKNILKFLSLVGLMTEFFFLIPIITGVIYKENVTSFIIYSAVATTIFFLILFWLKNHDMKMKIKDAILSVNLVWIMLGVLGAIPLMLETNVTFIDGFFEAASGFTTTGATIYSDITDLPKNILMLRSTMHWIGGMGIIVLGVGLLSLINPTGSLALFKGESTGITPDKVTPKIKHTALKLWGVYFTITVIDAIMLKFEGMSIFDAINHAFATISTGGFSTRSESLGFWSNNPWILWTTTLFMFISGINFIAHIKFLKKDYSGYKSEEVIWYTLIFIILAIGVSLVHYINSNDSLFYALTHGFFTISSILTTTGFATVDYSQWGQTAIALIFIAMLVGGNAGSTAGGIKVIRFVVMFKNLNYQIKKILFPNAIISVKVDKKTIPQPIINNVSAFIFLYILTVTSIALYLFANGYDTLTSLSASIACVGNIGPGFGHVGPVDNFAFFTQPQKLILAIGMIIGRLEFFTVLILLSRDFWKKF; from the coding sequence ATGGATAGAAGCACTGTAAAAAACATACTTAAATTCCTTTCACTTGTGGGATTGATGACGGAGTTTTTCTTTTTAATACCGATAATTACGGGAGTAATATATAAAGAAAACGTTACATCTTTTATTATTTATTCAGCAGTTGCGACAACCATATTTTTTTTAATTCTTTTTTGGCTTAAAAACCACGATATGAAAATGAAAATAAAAGATGCCATTTTAAGCGTAAACCTTGTATGGATAATGTTGGGAGTCCTTGGTGCCATTCCTTTAATGCTCGAAACAAATGTTACATTCATTGACGGTTTTTTCGAAGCGGCAAGCGGTTTTACAACGACGGGTGCGACAATTTATTCGGATATAACCGATCTTCCAAAAAATATACTGATGTTAAGAAGCACCATGCACTGGATAGGCGGTATGGGAATAATCGTTTTAGGAGTGGGTCTTCTTTCATTAATCAACCCGACAGGTTCTCTTGCACTTTTTAAAGGAGAATCAACCGGAATTACGCCAGATAAAGTAACACCGAAAATTAAACATACCGCTCTTAAGCTTTGGGGTGTTTATTTTACTATTACCGTTATCGACGCAATTATGCTTAAATTTGAAGGAATGAGCATATTTGATGCTATAAACCATGCATTCGCAACTATTTCTACAGGAGGGTTTTCAACAAGAAGCGAATCTTTGGGATTCTGGTCTAATAATCCATGGATTTTATGGACTACAACACTTTTTATGTTTATATCAGGAATTAACTTTATAGCCCACATTAAGTTTTTAAAAAAAGACTACAGCGGATATAAAAGTGAAGAAGTAATTTGGTATACGTTAATTTTTATTATACTTGCAATAGGTGTAAGTCTTGTACATTATATTAATTCTAATGATTCGCTATTTTATGCTTTAACTCATGGATTCTTTACTATAAGCTCAATCCTTACAACCACAGGATTTGCAACTGTAGATTATTCCCAGTGGGGACAAACGGCAATAGCTTTAATTTTCATAGCTATGCTTGTCGGAGGGAACGCAGGAAGTACAGCCGGTGGAATTAAAGTAATAAGATTTGTTGTTATGTTTAAAAACCTCAACTATCAAATTAAAAAAATTCTTTTCCCAAATGCAATTATTTCTGTAAAAGTAGATAAAAAGACTATACCTCAGCCTATTATCAACAACGTAAGCGCTTTTATATTCCTATATATTTTAACGGTTACATCAATAGCCCTATACCTTTTTGCCAACGGCTATGATACATTGACATCCCTCAGTGCCTCAATAGCTTGTGTAGGAAACATCGGTCCCGGATTCGGACACGTAGGGCCTGTGGATAATTTTGCATTTTTTACGCAGCCTCAAAAACTCATTCTTGCAATAGGCATGATTATAGGAAGACTTGAGTTTTTTACGGTCCTTATTCTTTTAAGCAGGGATTTTTGGAAGAAGTTTTAA
- a CDS encoding NAD-binding protein: MNILIAGAGKVGYNIAKALSNKHNVVIIDKNEKALEMLKETLDVLTICADLRDSRAYMGLEEKFDFFIAVTNNDEINLISTIVTENILDIENTIVRLTNTSYISTNFQKLNINRLIFPYKLSATAVAKLIEFPKANNIKEFPFNDFILVSLNVKNPEIDKVSAINSENVIVIGAQRGEDFIFLNEDDFIEEDDLLYIFGEKEKLKEIINKLDTVSPEHIQNVLIYGANPLGIEIAKILISFNLNVKLLEKDEEQATKAAELLGEDAMVINSSYEDEEMIINEGLHYSDIAIAASLKDESNIIKSLQAKKLGIKKIITINNNLNYYSLMHSLKLSTIRGPKIAAYYEILEEIDSRLLIYERFFLGAKGKIFIKQIFQPKKVSPPKENSKTIIVRNDQIIELKDKTELQPNDIVLEFNFSGNRKWIEAL, translated from the coding sequence ATGAATATTTTAATCGCTGGTGCCGGAAAAGTCGGCTATAATATAGCAAAAGCGCTATCCAATAAACACAACGTAGTTATAATAGATAAAAATGAAAAAGCGCTTGAAATGTTAAAAGAAACATTAGACGTTTTAACAATATGTGCGGATCTTAGAGATTCAAGAGCCTATATGGGTCTTGAAGAAAAATTCGATTTTTTTATTGCAGTAACCAATAATGATGAAATCAATCTAATCTCAACTATAGTCACTGAAAACATACTTGATATAGAAAACACCATAGTCAGACTTACAAACACTTCATATATTTCCACTAATTTCCAGAAATTAAATATTAATAGGCTCATTTTTCCATATAAATTATCTGCTACTGCTGTTGCGAAACTTATAGAGTTTCCAAAAGCAAACAACATTAAAGAATTTCCGTTTAACGATTTTATTTTAGTTTCTCTAAACGTAAAAAATCCTGAAATTGACAAAGTATCAGCTATTAATTCTGAAAACGTTATTGTAATAGGTGCGCAGAGGGGAGAAGATTTTATTTTTTTAAACGAAGATGATTTTATAGAAGAAGACGATCTTCTTTATATTTTCGGTGAAAAAGAAAAACTAAAAGAAATTATTAATAAATTAGACACAGTTTCTCCCGAACATATTCAAAATGTACTTATTTACGGAGCAAACCCTTTAGGAATCGAAATAGCTAAAATACTCATATCATTCAACCTAAACGTAAAGCTGCTCGAAAAAGATGAAGAACAAGCAACAAAAGCAGCAGAACTCTTAGGTGAAGACGCTATGGTTATAAACTCTTCATACGAAGATGAAGAAATGATAATAAACGAAGGTTTACACTATTCAGATATTGCAATCGCAGCTTCACTTAAAGACGAAAGCAACATTATAAAATCGCTTCAGGCAAAAAAACTCGGGATTAAAAAAATAATCACAATAAACAACAACCTAAACTACTATTCTCTAATGCACTCATTAAAACTTTCCACTATCAGAGGACCTAAAATTGCGGCATATTATGAAATTCTTGAAGAAATAGATTCAAGATTGCTTATATATGAAAGATTTTTCTTAGGAGCCAAAGGAAAAATTTTTATAAAACAGATCTTTCAACCTAAAAAAGTTTCTCCGCCGAAAGAAAATTCAAAAACAATAATAGTCAGAAACGATCAAATAATAGAATTAAAAGACAAAACAGAATTGCAGCCAAACGATATTGTTTTGGAATTTAATTTCTCAGGGAATAGAAAATGGATAGAAGCACTGTAA
- a CDS encoding pyruvate flavodoxin oxidoreductase subunit gamma has translation MLQIRWHSRAGQGAVTGAKALADVMARTGKFVQAYSVYGAEKRGAPMTAYDKIADEPILDHSKWMSPDYVLVIDPSLVYQEEIVDNTTEDTIFIVTTHLPKDELVKIAKHLDGKKLYVIDAIKISQEEIGRAIPNTPMLGAFIKVSQILPFEDFLVSIEDILSKFPQKIIDGNLRAIKRAYEEVN, from the coding sequence ATGTTACAAATTAGATGGCACTCTCGCGCAGGACAAGGGGCAGTAACAGGTGCTAAAGCACTTGCTGATGTTATGGCAAGAACTGGAAAGTTCGTTCAAGCTTATTCGGTTTACGGTGCAGAAAAAAGAGGGGCACCTATGACAGCATATGATAAGATTGCTGATGAGCCTATTTTAGATCACTCTAAATGGATGAGTCCGGATTATGTATTGGTAATCGACCCTTCTTTAGTGTATCAGGAAGAAATAGTTGATAACACAACTGAAGACACTATATTTATAGTTACTACACATTTACCAAAAGATGAGCTTGTAAAAATTGCAAAACATCTTGACGGGAAAAAATTATACGTTATTGACGCAATTAAAATTTCTCAAGAGGAAATCGGAAGAGCAATTCCAAATACACCAATGCTTGGAGCATTTATAAAAGTTTCACAAATATTACCTTTTGAAGATTTCTTAGTTTCAATCGAAGATATTCTTTCAAAATTCCCGCAAAAAATTATTGACGGTAACTTAAGAGCTATTAAAAGAGCTTACGAAGAAGTAAATTAA
- a CDS encoding 4Fe-4S dicluster domain-containing protein, whose product MATPKEMLTTWDKIQFGAVLPSFEDPEAKKRSKFHSYNYKVADWRVEKPVYNRELCIDCDFCWVACPDSCFEVEEVVNKRGKKQAKIVGINYNLCKGCGVCVEVCPTPIKSLLMFPEQIDNEEALNQWPKKEDK is encoded by the coding sequence ATGGCAACACCTAAAGAAATGTTAACGACTTGGGATAAAATTCAATTTGGTGCGGTTTTACCATCATTTGAAGATCCGGAAGCAAAAAAAAGAAGTAAATTCCATTCATATAACTATAAAGTTGCGGATTGGAGAGTTGAAAAACCTGTTTATAATAGAGAATTGTGTATTGACTGTGATTTTTGTTGGGTTGCATGTCCTGATAGCTGCTTTGAAGTAGAAGAAGTAGTAAATAAAAGAGGTAAAAAGCAGGCTAAAATTGTGGGAATAAATTATAATTTATGTAAAGGATGCGGTGTATGCGTGGAAGTATGTCCTACACCGATTAAATCTTTATTAATGTTCCCAGAACAAATTGATAATGAAGAGGCTTTAAATCAGTGGCCTAAAAAAGAAGATAAATAA
- a CDS encoding 2-oxoacid:ferredoxin oxidoreductase subunit alpha, protein MAQKYELKSKEVWDGNMAAAHALRQAEVDVVAAYPITPSTPIVQNYSQFLADGYVDGEFVMVESEHSAMSACVGAAAAGGRVATATSSQGYALMVEVLYQASGMRLPIVMTVVNRALASPLNIHGDHSDLYLGRDAGWIHLIANNPQEAYDMTLCAFKIAEDERVRLPVTTNQDGFLVSHTAQVVEPLQDEDAQKFIGEYKALNPMLDTKNPVTYGAQTEEEWHFEHKANQHKALMDSFPVIEEVFAEFEKVSGRKYNLVEDYRLDDADIALVIMGSGYETAMLAVDEARKEGIKVGLLMPRVFRPFPYNEIAKKLANVKAVAALDRSAPMGTTGALYNEVAGALAANGQSAIMTNYIYGLGGRDTTVEHFLEVIKETNKNAEAGKRVTDLQGFVNLRGPKLSFN, encoded by the coding sequence ATGGCACAAAAATATGAATTAAAATCAAAGGAAGTATGGGACGGAAATATGGCGGCGGCTCACGCCTTAAGACAAGCTGAGGTTGACGTTGTTGCTGCTTATCCTATTACGCCATCAACTCCTATCGTTCAAAACTATTCTCAATTTTTAGCTGACGGATATGTGGACGGTGAATTTGTAATGGTTGAATCAGAACACTCTGCAATGAGTGCGTGTGTTGGTGCTGCTGCTGCTGGTGGTAGAGTTGCAACTGCGACTTCTTCTCAGGGTTATGCACTAATGGTAGAGGTTTTATATCAGGCAAGCGGTATGAGACTTCCTATTGTTATGACTGTAGTAAACAGAGCGTTAGCGTCTCCTCTTAACATTCACGGTGATCATAGTGATTTATACTTAGGAAGAGATGCGGGATGGATACATCTAATCGCAAACAATCCTCAAGAAGCGTACGATATGACACTTTGCGCATTCAAAATTGCTGAAGACGAAAGAGTTAGACTTCCTGTAACAACTAACCAGGACGGATTTTTAGTTTCACATACTGCGCAGGTTGTTGAACCTCTTCAAGATGAAGATGCACAAAAATTTATCGGGGAATATAAAGCGTTAAACCCAATGCTTGACACTAAAAATCCTGTAACTTACGGTGCACAGACAGAAGAAGAGTGGCATTTCGAACATAAAGCTAATCAGCATAAAGCATTAATGGATTCATTCCCTGTAATTGAAGAAGTTTTCGCTGAATTTGAAAAGGTAAGCGGAAGAAAATACAACCTTGTTGAAGATTATAGACTTGATGATGCTGATATCGCATTGGTTATTATGGGTAGTGGATATGAAACTGCAATGCTTGCTGTTGACGAAGCAAGAAAAGAAGGTATTAAAGTCGGTTTACTTATGCCAAGAGTATTCAGACCGTTCCCTTATAATGAAATAGCTAAAAAACTTGCAAACGTTAAAGCTGTTGCAGCGCTTGACAGAAGTGCTCCTATGGGTACTACAGGTGCGCTGTATAATGAAGTTGCAGGTGCACTTGCGGCTAACGGACAAAGTGCAATCATGACAAACTATATTTATGGTTTAGGTGGAAGAGATACAACTGTTGAGCATTTCTTAGAAGTTATTAAAGAAACAAACAAAAACGCAGAAGCTGGAAAAAGAGTAACTGACTTACAAGGTTTTGTAAACCTTAGAGGTCCTAAGTTATCATTTAATTAA
- a CDS encoding thiamine pyrophosphate-dependent enzyme yields MKNIGNLKEFACTPDRFQGGHRLCPGCAHSMIVREVVNATDDDLVISTATGCLEVCTSIYPYTSWDVSWIHIGFENAAAAIAGAEAMYSALSRKDKLYNDDRKVKFVAFGGDGGTYDIGFQSLSGAVERGHDFLYVCLDNENYANTGGQRSSATPIGAHTSTTPRGRVSYGEKQKKKDLTMIMAAHGCPYVATAIPGTKHWKDLATKAAKAISTVGPTFINALSPCTTEWKFKPEETVEIADLAVETCAFPLYEIEDGHKLTITYRPKNKIPIEEYLGRQGRFSHLFKPENKWIIEEWQKNVDAYWEYLQRREEAGV; encoded by the coding sequence ATGAAAAATATAGGTAATTTAAAAGAATTCGCATGTACTCCTGATAGATTTCAAGGTGGTCATAGATTATGTCCGGGATGTGCTCATAGTATGATAGTTAGAGAAGTAGTAAACGCTACTGATGATGATTTAGTTATATCAACTGCTACAGGGTGTCTTGAAGTGTGTACTTCAATTTATCCATATACATCATGGGACGTTTCTTGGATTCATATCGGATTTGAAAACGCAGCAGCTGCTATTGCGGGTGCGGAAGCAATGTACAGTGCTCTTAGCAGAAAAGATAAACTTTATAATGATGATAGAAAAGTAAAATTCGTTGCATTCGGTGGTGACGGTGGTACTTATGATATCGGATTCCAATCACTCAGCGGTGCGGTTGAGAGAGGACATGATTTTCTTTATGTTTGTCTTGACAATGAAAACTACGCAAACACAGGTGGACAGAGAAGTAGTGCGACTCCAATAGGTGCGCATACATCTACAACACCAAGAGGTAGAGTAAGTTATGGTGAAAAACAAAAGAAAAAAGATTTAACTATGATTATGGCTGCTCACGGTTGTCCTTACGTTGCAACTGCTATTCCTGGTACAAAACACTGGAAAGATTTGGCAACTAAAGCGGCTAAAGCTATATCAACAGTAGGTCCTACATTTATTAACGCACTTAGCCCATGTACGACTGAGTGGAAATTTAAACCTGAAGAAACTGTAGAAATTGCTGATCTTGCAGTTGAAACATGTGCGTTTCCTCTATATGAGATTGAAGATGGACACAAACTTACAATTACATACAGACCTAAAAACAAAATTCCAATTGAAGAATATCTTGGAAGACAAGGAAGATTTAGTCATTTATTTAAACCAGAAAATAAATGGATTATTGAAGAGTGGCAAAAAAATGTGGATGCTTATTGGGAGTATCTACAAAGAAGAGAAGAAGCGGGAGTTTAA